A window of Lusitaniella coriacea LEGE 07157 genomic DNA:
TCATCGGAATTGCTCACTTCAAGAATGCGGCGACTGTCAACGATAATGGGGGCTGTGGTCGCTTTGTCTTGGGCAATGGCGGGTAAGATTGCGATCCCAAAGGGATCTGCCCAAAGGCAGCACGCACCCAGAACGAAAACCGCGATCGCGACGAACCGGATCGGGCGTTGGAATATACTGCGTTTGTTTGCCATTAGTAATAAATGATTACCGTCGCAATTAGGGTCTCGCTACAGATTATAGTTCCGAACTCAAACTCTCTAACCGGTCTAGTGCCTCTTGCATTTGTGCGACAACCTTCTGATAACAAGTATCTACATAGTCGCGATCGTTGGCGGCTGCGCGACCATAACGCTCGAAGTAAATAGGAGGACAGATGCGCGTGTGAATTTGCACGGGGAGGGGGAAGTTGGGAAGCGGACCAATCCCTAAACCCCACGGAAGCCCTAAATAGAGGGGAAAGACTTCAGGATCGATGCCAAGTAACCAAGGCATTCCCCATTGATGTAATTGCTGCGCTTGTTGGTAGCAATCGCCGAGGACGATCAGGGTATCGTGAGCGCCAGTGGAGATGGCGGGGATAATGGGCGCGCTTTCGCGCAGGGCGAGTTTAATAAAGCCTTTGCGTCCGGCAAAATGAATTTGGTTGCGTTGGGAGTGGGGGCGAAAAATGTCCTGCGCGCCGCCGGGATAGACGGCTACGGCTGCATTTTTTCGGAGTGCCGCGATCGCGATTTTGGGATGGGCTTGAACTGCACCGCATCTTGCGGCTTGCGCTGCAATGGGGGGAAAGGCTTGCCACACTTTGGGGTGCATCAATCCGTAAAGCAAGCGTTCGGTGCCAAATCGCCGGAACCAATCGTACATCAACATAAACATATCCGGGGCAGCCAGTCCGCCGTTGTGGGAACCCACGATCAGCATTTTGCCCGATCGCGGGACGTGATGCCAGCCTTCGGTATCGACGCGAAAATAGTAGCGGTACAGCCATTCCCAAATGGGTAATAGGGCTTGAATTGTTGCGGGATCGCGATCGTCGAGAGACCAACCATCGTAGGGGTGACCAGAGAGGCGCGAAGATTTGGAGGCGGGATCGGACGATTTATTAATCAAGGGCTGGGGTTTAGATGAAATGGCGAATTCAGCTCAAAATGCAGTATATAGCAATTCTCTAAGCTAAAACACATTCAAATTGGGTATCGAGCGCTCTGTATCAAAGCCGTCAATCTCTCACCGCACTGCTTCAGTTATCACCTTAACCGAGGGAATAGGGAACAGGGAATAGGGAATAGGGAATAGGGAACAGGGAACAGGGAATAGGGAACAGGGAATAGGGAATAGGGAATAGGGAACAGGGAATAGGGAACAGGTTTTTTCAGTTATCAATCATTCAGTCATCACTGTGTCACCGTGTCACCGCTAGGTCGGCTTGCGTCCTCTGAGGAAACCTCAGAGACGTTCCGACCTCTCCCACTCTCCGTGTCTCCCATTCCCCGTTCCCGTGTCTCCCGGTCACTGAGCGTGTCGAAGTGCCGTGTCATCAAAAGCATCCCCCTAAGTCACAATTTAAATGCACAACAGCTTATCGGGTGCGATTCGTCTTTTCTGGGCTGGGTCAAGGGGAAGAAATATAGCCTTGAAAATAGCATCGCTTAAGATGGAATTAAAATTGCGATCCGAGGAATAGATTGAGGATGGGACAACTTCATAAACCCGGAGAGATCGTTGCCAAACGCTATTGTATTTTAAACGTTTTAGGTGAAGGGGGGAGCGGAGTCACCTATCGCGCAAAGGACTTAAAAGAGAAGGAACAAGTGGCGCTCAAAGCCTTATCCTTGCGACAAATTAAGGATTGGAAAAATATCGATCGCTTCGAGCGAGAGGCACGGGTTCTCGCCCAACTTAAGCATCCGGCAATTCCTCGCTATCTCGACTATTTTCAGGTGGACGCGGAGGAAGATCGCGCATTTTACATTACCCAACAACTAGCAGAAGGGGAATCCTTAGAAACCTGGATAAATAAAGGTTGGCACGCTACCGAACGGGATGTGAGAAATATCGCCGAGCAAATTTTGGAGGTTCTGGTGTATCTCCACTCTCTCAATCCGCCAATTGTTCATCGGGATATTAAACCCCAGAATATTATCCGACAACCAGACGGACGGGTATTTCTTGTGGATTTTGGGGCGGTACAGGAAATTTATCACAGCACCCTCGCTCGCAGCAGTACGGTGGCGGGAACCTTTGGATATATGGCTCCGGAGCAGTTTATGGGTCAAGCGGTTCCGGGGTCGGATTTGTACGGTTTAGGGGCAACGCTGCTGTTTTTATTAACCCACCGATCTCCTGCGGAACTTCCCACAAATCAGCTTAAAATTGATTTTCGCGATCGCGTGCGTACCTCTGAAGCCTTTGCAGATATTCTGGAAAAACTCCTAGAACCGGATCTCGACAACCGCTTTTCCTCCGCAACAGAAGCCTTAAAAGCACTGCGCGATAAAAAATCCCAACAAGCGCGTTCCATCCAACGTAAACCCACCAAAGTTCTAGCAGGCTTGGCAATCGGTACGGTGGTTACTGTTCTCCTCTTCGAGGGTTTTAAATACCCCCTGATGAGTACCCTCGGATTTACCCCCTATCCTTTCTACACCGCCATCCGAGACAATGACCTCGAAACTGCTCGCACCTATCTCGATAAAGGCATCCGCATCAACACCAGAGATGCAAGAAATAGCAGTCCCCTCCACTGGTCGGTTTCTAATAATAGTGTCGATGTGGCTCAGTTGCTGATCGAACGGGGAGCCAATATTCATGATACCTACGATGCCTATCAAAAAGACGCGCACACCGTCTTACACACTGCCGTGCATCACGATACAAAAGAAATGGCAAAACTCCTCCTCGACTTCGGCGCAAAGGTTAACGCACGCAATGCCTTCGGTCAAACTCCCCTTCATTCTGCAATTATCAAAAAAGGTCGATATGAATACTACGGGATGGACAGCACGCAGCCCGCTCCTGCACTCGAAGTCTTAGAATTGTTAGTCGCTAGGGGAGCGGATGTTGACGCAAAAGATAATTCGGGTCAAACGCCCTTAGATTATGCCAAGGAATATGGGTATAACGAAGTGATTGCCTTTCTAAAACGGCACGGAGGAAATTAAATGGAAGCTCAATCTCAACCCGAAAATTGCATCGCAGAACGGTATCGCATTTTGGGAACCTTGGGGGAAGGGGGAACGGGAATCACCTATGTCGCACAGGATTTGCAAAGCGGTCAAAAAGTCGCTCTCAAAGCTTTGGTTCTGCGCAATATAACCGATTGGAAAGTTTTGGAATTATTTAAGCGAGAAGCACGTATCCTTTCCCAATTGAACCATCCGGCAATTCCTCGCTATCTCGATTCCTTTCAAGTCGATACGGAGAAAGATCGCGTATTCTATTTAGTGCAGCACCTTGCACCGGGGCAATCCCTCTACGCATGGGTTAACAACGGATTGAATCCCAATAGCACTCAAGTGCAAGGTCTTGCCGAGAAAATTCTAGAGATTTTAGTCTATCTCCAGGACTTTACACCCCCCATCATTCACCGCGATCTCAAACCTCAAAATATTATTCGCCATCCGAAAAAAGGGATATTTCTAGTGGATTTTGGTGCTGTACAAGACACCTATCGCCATACGGTGACGAGGGGAAGTACGGTTGTGGGAACCTATGGATACATGGCTCCCGAACAGTTTCGAGGACACGCCGATCTCTCAACGGATTTGTACGGTTTAGGAACCACTTTGCTCTTTTTGCTAACGGGAAAATCCCCGGCGGAATTACCGCGAAAACAACTCAAGATTCAATTTCGACCCTATATCAATGCAGATAAAGCTTTTGGGGATTGGTTGGAAAGAATGCTCGAACCCGCCAGCGAGGAGCGATTTTCCTCTGCGAAAGAGGCGCTAGCTGTCTTGCGTGGCGAGCAACCCTTACCCCCCAAAATAAAACCCGCTCAAAAACCTCGCATTTCTTCAAAAAGCCCTATTTCAATCGATCTTAACGAGGAAAAGGGAGAGTTGAAGATCGAGATTCCACCGATTGGACTGCGCAGCGATCGCGCCCAAAATTTTGCTATCCTCACTTTCATCTGGAGTGGTGTGTTGGTGCTGATGGCTTGGGCAATTGTCACTCTGTCTCTCGTTCTCTCCCCAGCCAATTATTTCTGGTTTGGTCTGTTCGTTGCGATTGGACTGTGGATGTTACGCGCCTTTCTCTACAGCGATTTCTCTCGCACTCGCATCGAAGCTGACGCGCAAACATTTCAACTGCAACAATGGCTTTGGGGAATGCGCCATCAAAAGATTCGCTTTAATACAAAAGACATCACCGAGGCTCAACTGAGTCTGCTTTTTCTACCCTTTCCTAAAGAACCGTTAACCGTTTGCGAAGTAAGGACGCGACCGCGTAAAGTTCGTTTTGGGGCTTTACTCCCCGCCTCAGAGAAAAAGTGGCTGATTCGGGAATTGACCGCTTTTTTGAAATCCTTCCCGACCTAAAAGTGCATTCTCAAAAGGGTGTCAGATTGTCCGATGGAACCGACCATTCAATCTCGCTCATGGAAACGGGGGGAGAGGTTCTGTTCTCGACGCGATCGAGAAGATATTCTACCGTTTCTAGGGTAATTGCTGAAGATTGGGATTGGGAAGGATGTGCGGCTTTGAGATTGCGATTAATTTTATTTTGAAGTTTTTCTTTTTTATCGGGTTGTTGCCGATTTTCCAGCAATTCCGGCAGGATTTTTGCCAGAATGTATAGTTCATCAGGATTGAGCGTTTCGAGGGATCGTCCTTCCAATCCTTGAGAAATGTCGATGTTGAGCTGACTGAGTTGTTTGCGCAGGCGAACTGCTAAACTTTCTCGTAGGTATCGTTCGCGATCGCGCCCCCAAGTTCGATACACCCATAACGTACTCGCCAGAACGATCGTAGCGTTAAAGCCATACTGCAACGATCGGGGCAGCAGGTCAAGAAAATTGCGACCGCTAAACATAAAAAAGAAGTTGAAAACGAAAAAGGTACAAAGGGTAAACATTCGATGGCGAATCATTTCAGGTTTGAGTCGCTGTTGGGTGCGCGACAAATAGGCTTGATAACCCTTCTCAACCTTGCACCCCACCACATATCCCCCCAGTCCCGAAAGTCCTAATGTCAGGGGAACGGCGATTAATTTGGGAATGGGAATCCCTTGACCCCAAAGGTAAAATCCTGGATTAAACAGACTCGCAAGTTGCGTTTCTTCGTGCGCCCACGCCCCAGAAAAATAATAATCCCAATTGCCAGAGTAGAGGTAGTAATAGCAAAAATACCCCACCACTAACCCGCAATAACCATAGTAGAGAAACGCGCGATCGCGCCCCTTAATATTTTCCCAGTAAGATCGTTCTGCATCCCGGTCAATACAAGGATCTTGGCACGCAACGCAAGCACTTTTTTCTTTACCCTTCCCATCCACAGTGCGGCACATCGATTGGGGAATCCCGCGATGGGTATTGAGGTGTGCGGGAGAGGTCAGCAATCCCCTCGGTTCGCTATAGATGCGTTGCACCGCAGACATCGGACAAAAATAATTACACCAAGGTTTCCCCGCCCACAAATAGCCGACGACAATCGCCGCAGCAATCGTAAACAGCAGAAAAACCCCCAATACCCAACGCGCCGAGTTGAAAAAGAGAATGCGACCGCACAATCCCCCATAAAATAACCCCAATTGCAGGTACAAATGGTTGCGTGCCAGCCAGGAATTGGGGTTCACTTTTGCCGGGATATAGCGAATTTTTCCTGTCTTTCCATCTATTTTCCGCAATTTGCGCCCAATTCCCAACGCGCGAGGAATTTGTGACAAAAACGATAAAGGACAAATGCGCCGCCATAATTCATGACCGAAAACGAGCAAAATAAAAATAGCGCAGGGAATTACAATTCCCCAAAATACTGGCGCGCCTATCGCGTAGGGTTTTTCAGGAAGACAAGCACCCTGCATGGGAGTGCAAGCATTGGCATCGAGTCGCAAAGGACTCCAAACATTGTGAGGTTGAGCGAACCAGGGGGAGATGGGGTCAAAAAACAAAGAAACAATGAGCAATAACCAACTAACCGTCAGAAACCACCGAACGCGGTGCATCTGCCGTTCGGGAACTTTGCCGAACATTCTGTTGTATTCCTCCTAAAAATCCAGATTGGCACGGAAAATGGCTTGGAATCCTAGCGCGCGCGGCACTTGCAAGTTTCCAAGTGAAGAAGAGTGTGGCAGATGTGCGGAATGATAAGTTCTCGACTTACAAAAGCGATTGCTTGGGATGTAAGTCCTGAAATCGTGCAGCTAAAACCATTTCCACCTCAATCTTGGATTGCATCAAGCCACCTGCTAAACCCTTGCTATTGCTAGCATTTCGCGAGATTCCCAATGCCCTCACGTCACTAGAACGGCTTAGGACAACAGCCTAAGTTGAAACCTTGATACATCAAGCTTTTCCCTTCTGCCTCCTACTATAAATTTGGCGTGCGAGATCGAGAGGTGAAAGATTCAATTAGTCACCTCTTCTTGCCAATTCTGGAAAATCCGGAATCAACCTCGTTAAATTTAAGTGTAAATGCCGATCTTTTTTGAAAACTCGCGCTTAGTCTGAAATAGAGGCGAGTTATACTTAGGAAGATTTACGGTTAATATTTTTTGATGTTTTATAGCAGTCGCCATGACAGTTATCAGTCATTAGAGGGAACAGGGAACAGGGAATAGGTTTTTTCAGTTATCAATTATTCAGTCATCACCGTGTCTCCGTGTCATCCAAAAACTCCCCCTTCTCCCCGTCCCCGCGTCTCCCCGTCTCCCGGTCACTGAGCGTGTCGAAGTGCCGTGTCATCCAAAAACTCCCCCAGCTTCCCCTGCTCCCTCAACTCCCCTCGCTCCCCCTGCTCGCCTTCAACAATGTCCTAATACTCCTGGCTAGCGCTATACGATCCGCCGTTAATGTAGTAGAGCGATCGCGCCCAGACGCGATCGGCAACCGCACGTCCCAAGCTTAAGCCGTTGAGGTTCGCATCGCGAAAGTGAATTCCGCCGTACAACCGAGAAAAACCCGACTCATTTGCCGCATCCATAAACGTCTCCCAGTAAAGCACCACAGGCTGTTGTGGCGTATTGCTTTCATAGGTCGAACTACGGGGCGCGATCGTCGCCCGACCCCCGAACCCATCGCTTCCGGTATAGCATTTGAAAATTTCGGCAGCAGCAGCACTAAAGGCACTGTGTCCCGACACATACTCCGCAAAAGGAGGACTGACAAAATCCGTTCTTTGATAGGGAATCCAAGTATTTCCCGCAATCCACTTCGAGCCTTCATTAGGACCCGTCCAACCCAAAATTTCCTGAACGCCCGTTGTTGGATTCGTGCGAACGTAGCGATGATTTTCCGGCAAAAGTTTATTTTCAGCGAGATACTGAATCGCCGTAATCGGGCGAACATAGTTGTAGTGAGTCTTTGCATCCCAAGCCGCAATCCCTGCATCCAGAACCGCATTGCCCAACATAAAGAACATCTTCACATCGTCGTCGAGGGTGTGTCCGTCCCGTTGAGAGATAAACTCCCCAAAAAGAAGCCAATGACCCGCAGGTTGAACGCTACCGGGCCCATTCGCCCAATATTCTGCCGCAGCTTTTCCGCGATCGTCCAATTCCGCCGTTATCTCAATCACCTCAAGGGCGCGAGCAACGTAGTCGGGCGTGCCGAACATCGGTGGTGGGGGCGGTAAGAACTGATTTGCAGAACGCAAAGCAAAAGGAGTAACCAGTTCCCAATGGGGCGTAATAAATTGTTGCACCGTTTGACCGTTCTCGACGCGCAACGGTTGCCAGTAGGTGGGATGGCGCATCATATTCCAATCATTGGGAGGATTATACCCCGTGGTGTCTGCGTAGTTGTTGGCTTGATTCGCGCGATCGTTGCGACGATACTCAATAACTTTTTGGGCAGCAACCGTCCCAATCCCAATCGGGGTTCGCATATTCGTTGAAGTTTGGGTGTAATCGTATCCCAACTCCTGCATCAGGTTATTGAAAATATGCACTTGAGAGGGAAACAGATCCACCAATGTTCTGTATGCCGCATAGCTAATTGCCGCCTCCTTATTTGCCAAAGTGATTTGTTCGGAGGGAACTTGCGCGCGATCGCCCATTTGCGTTCCAATGGCAACGGGATCGTAAGCCGCCCACGCCTCAAAAATACTTGTATGAACCACAGCAAGGGCGCGAGATGCCGGAGTTGGGGGCATTTGAGACGCGCTAATCGCCTGTAGGGTAGCTTGATTCCATTTAGCCACAACAGTGGCATTATTATCTTGCCTGAAATCAATAGCTTCAACGGGCAGCGTTTCCAACGCAATACTTGCAATAGCAACTCCCACAGAGAGGAGTGACGCGAAAACTCGGTGTTTTTTCGCTGGTTGACTCTGTACTGTCAGCATATTCTTATTTGTTAACCAATTTCTGTTCCTGTTTTCTAAGTAAAAAAGGGCTATCCGGATCGCGATGCATGAATCCATGTATTTTTAACGCACTGTAATTTAAGGATTTCTACTAGGAAATAAAAAAAATAAACGCGATAAATCCTGATGGTCGAACCAACCCTAGAAAATTTAATTGAAAACATTTACAGGAGAGTGTATGAAATCCGCTCAGAATAAGACATGGGTTCAAGAATTAACACCGAAAGAATCGTCTGCAATCAATGGCGGTTATTGCCCCTATTCAAACAGCTACGGAAGCAGCGAGCGCAGCGTACTCTATCGCAGTGCAAGTACCAGTCCAACGAGTTACAGACCTCGCTAT
This region includes:
- a CDS encoding protein kinase domain-containing protein, which codes for MGQLHKPGEIVAKRYCILNVLGEGGSGVTYRAKDLKEKEQVALKALSLRQIKDWKNIDRFEREARVLAQLKHPAIPRYLDYFQVDAEEDRAFYITQQLAEGESLETWINKGWHATERDVRNIAEQILEVLVYLHSLNPPIVHRDIKPQNIIRQPDGRVFLVDFGAVQEIYHSTLARSSTVAGTFGYMAPEQFMGQAVPGSDLYGLGATLLFLLTHRSPAELPTNQLKIDFRDRVRTSEAFADILEKLLEPDLDNRFSSATEALKALRDKKSQQARSIQRKPTKVLAGLAIGTVVTVLLFEGFKYPLMSTLGFTPYPFYTAIRDNDLETARTYLDKGIRINTRDARNSSPLHWSVSNNSVDVAQLLIERGANIHDTYDAYQKDAHTVLHTAVHHDTKEMAKLLLDFGAKVNARNAFGQTPLHSAIIKKGRYEYYGMDSTQPAPALEVLELLVARGADVDAKDNSGQTPLDYAKEYGYNEVIAFLKRHGGN
- a CDS encoding 4Fe-4S binding protein, whose amino-acid sequence is MFGKVPERQMHRVRWFLTVSWLLLIVSLFFDPISPWFAQPHNVWSPLRLDANACTPMQGACLPEKPYAIGAPVFWGIVIPCAIFILLVFGHELWRRICPLSFLSQIPRALGIGRKLRKIDGKTGKIRYIPAKVNPNSWLARNHLYLQLGLFYGGLCGRILFFNSARWVLGVFLLFTIAAAIVVGYLWAGKPWCNYFCPMSAVQRIYSEPRGLLTSPAHLNTHRGIPQSMCRTVDGKGKEKSACVACQDPCIDRDAERSYWENIKGRDRAFLYYGYCGLVVGYFCYYYLYSGNWDYYFSGAWAHEETQLASLFNPGFYLWGQGIPIPKLIAVPLTLGLSGLGGYVVGCKVEKGYQAYLSRTQQRLKPEMIRHRMFTLCTFFVFNFFFMFSGRNFLDLLPRSLQYGFNATIVLASTLWVYRTWGRDRERYLRESLAVRLRKQLSQLNIDISQGLEGRSLETLNPDELYILAKILPELLENRQQPDKKEKLQNKINRNLKAAHPSQSQSSAITLETVEYLLDRVENRTSPPVSMSEIEWSVPSDNLTPF
- a CDS encoding lysophospholipid acyltransferase family protein, with the translated sequence MNKSSDPASKSSRLSGHPYDGWSLDDRDPATIQALLPIWEWLYRYYFRVDTEGWHHVPRSGKMLIVGSHNGGLAAPDMFMLMYDWFRRFGTERLLYGLMHPKVWQAFPPIAAQAARCGAVQAHPKIAIAALRKNAAVAVYPGGAQDIFRPHSQRNQIHFAGRKGFIKLALRESAPIIPAISTGAHDTLIVLGDCYQQAQQLHQWGMPWLLGIDPEVFPLYLGLPWGLGIGPLPNFPLPVQIHTRICPPIYFERYGRAAANDRDYVDTCYQKVVAQMQEALDRLESLSSEL
- a CDS encoding serine/threonine protein kinase — translated: MEAQSQPENCIAERYRILGTLGEGGTGITYVAQDLQSGQKVALKALVLRNITDWKVLELFKREARILSQLNHPAIPRYLDSFQVDTEKDRVFYLVQHLAPGQSLYAWVNNGLNPNSTQVQGLAEKILEILVYLQDFTPPIIHRDLKPQNIIRHPKKGIFLVDFGAVQDTYRHTVTRGSTVVGTYGYMAPEQFRGHADLSTDLYGLGTTLLFLLTGKSPAELPRKQLKIQFRPYINADKAFGDWLERMLEPASEERFSSAKEALAVLRGEQPLPPKIKPAQKPRISSKSPISIDLNEEKGELKIEIPPIGLRSDRAQNFAILTFIWSGVLVLMAWAIVTLSLVLSPANYFWFGLFVAIGLWMLRAFLYSDFSRTRIEADAQTFQLQQWLWGMRHQKIRFNTKDITEAQLSLLFLPFPKEPLTVCEVRTRPRKVRFGALLPASEKKWLIRELTAFLKSFPT
- a CDS encoding vanadium-dependent haloperoxidase — its product is MLTVQSQPAKKHRVFASLLSVGVAIASIALETLPVEAIDFRQDNNATVVAKWNQATLQAISASQMPPTPASRALAVVHTSIFEAWAAYDPVAIGTQMGDRAQVPSEQITLANKEAAISYAAYRTLVDLFPSQVHIFNNLMQELGYDYTQTSTNMRTPIGIGTVAAQKVIEYRRNDRANQANNYADTTGYNPPNDWNMMRHPTYWQPLRVENGQTVQQFITPHWELVTPFALRSANQFLPPPPPMFGTPDYVARALEVIEITAELDDRGKAAAEYWANGPGSVQPAGHWLLFGEFISQRDGHTLDDDVKMFFMLGNAVLDAGIAAWDAKTHYNYVRPITAIQYLAENKLLPENHRYVRTNPTTGVQEILGWTGPNEGSKWIAGNTWIPYQRTDFVSPPFAEYVSGHSAFSAAAAEIFKCYTGSDGFGGRATIAPRSSTYESNTPQQPVVLYWETFMDAANESGFSRLYGGIHFRDANLNGLSLGRAVADRVWARSLYYINGGSYSASQEY